A stretch of the Erpetoichthys calabaricus chromosome 3, fErpCal1.3, whole genome shotgun sequence genome encodes the following:
- the LOC114647856 gene encoding adenosine receptor A3-like isoform X2, whose product MQSKGELWYVMVELLIGLLACLGNTVVIWAVKLNYTLREPTFYFIVSLAVADIAVGAVVIPLAVVINFGLQTHFYSCLFIVCILLVLTQSSIMSLLAIAIDRYLRVKIAKRYKSIATRRRVWTAIGLCWAISVVLGFLPMFGWHSKEESQGTNTSCLVNCTFLAVVSMSYMVYLNFASVLAPLLIMVVLYLEIFYRIKKHLKASVASSGESSKDYRKEQKLAKSVTLVLFMFAGCWLPLHIVNCIIYYSRDTDVPRYIILIGISLTHSNSAINPFIYALRIGKIQEPLLHIWKKYFLFKDNSSQTQDEIEEVASKAGASKAECPVNESGDRPKTEC is encoded by the exons ATGCAGAGCAAAGGGGAACTTTGGTACGTGATGGTGGAGCTGCTCATTGGCCTGTTGGCATGCTTGGGCAACACGGTGGTCATCTGGGCGGTGAAGCTCAACTACACACTCAGGGAGCCCACCTTCTATTTCATCGTCTCCCTGGCCGTGGCAGATATAGCGGTGGGCGCAGTGGTCATTCCTCTGGCGGTGGTGATCAACTTTGGGCTTCAGACCCATTTTTATAGCTGTCTCTTCATTGTTTGCATTCTGCTGGTGCTGACCCAGAGCTCCATTATGTCTCTGCTGGCCATTGCGATTGACCGTTATCTGCGTGTCAAAATAGCCAAGAG GTACAAGAGCATTGCTACAAGACGGCGAGTCTGGACCGCCATTGGCCTGTGCTGGGCAATTTCAGTGGTGCTGGGTTTTCTGCCCATGTTTGGCTGGCACAGCAAGGAGGAGTCACAGGGCACAAACACCTCCTGCTTGGTCAACTGTACGTTCTTGGCTGTGGTCAGCATGTCCTACATGGTCTACCTGAACTTTGCGTCAGTCCTCGCCCCTCTGCTCATCATGGTGGTTCTGTACCTGGAAATATTTTATCGCATCAAAAAACACCTGAAAGCCAGTGTTGCCAGTTCAGGAGAATCCAGTAAGGATTACCGAAAGGAGCAGAAGCTGGCCAAGTCTGTCACCTTGGTCCTCTTTATGTTTGCTGGGTGTTGGCTTCCCCTGCACATTGTAAACTGCATCATCTATTACAGCAGAGACACTGATGTGCCCAGGTATATCATCCTCATTGGCATCTCCCTGACACACAGCAACTCGGCCATCAACCCATTCATATATGCACTCAGAATCGGCAAAATCCAAGAGCCATTACTGCACATCTGGAAAAAGTACTTTTTGTTCAAAGACAACTCCAGCCAGACGCAGGATGAAATAGAAGAAGTGGCCAGCAAAGCTGGTGCCAGTAAGGCAGAGTGCCCCGTCAACGAGTCTGGCGACAGGCCTAAAACG GAATGCTGA
- the LOC114647856 gene encoding adenosine receptor A3-like isoform X1 encodes MQSKGELWYVMVELLIGLLACLGNTVVIWAVKLNYTLREPTFYFIVSLAVADIAVGAVVIPLAVVINFGLQTHFYSCLFIVCILLVLTQSSIMSLLAIAIDRYLRVKIAKRYKSIATRRRVWTAIGLCWAISVVLGFLPMFGWHSKEESQGTNTSCLVNCTFLAVVSMSYMVYLNFASVLAPLLIMVVLYLEIFYRIKKHLKASVASSGESSKDYRKEQKLAKSVTLVLFMFAGCWLPLHIVNCIIYYSRDTDVPRYIILIGISLTHSNSAINPFIYALRIGKIQEPLLHIWKKYFLFKDNSSQTQDEIEEVASKAGASKAECPVNESGDRPKTGPVMTCHPVPGWLLSCTRCCQDKLRPAVTMNWIQQEC; translated from the exons ATGCAGAGCAAAGGGGAACTTTGGTACGTGATGGTGGAGCTGCTCATTGGCCTGTTGGCATGCTTGGGCAACACGGTGGTCATCTGGGCGGTGAAGCTCAACTACACACTCAGGGAGCCCACCTTCTATTTCATCGTCTCCCTGGCCGTGGCAGATATAGCGGTGGGCGCAGTGGTCATTCCTCTGGCGGTGGTGATCAACTTTGGGCTTCAGACCCATTTTTATAGCTGTCTCTTCATTGTTTGCATTCTGCTGGTGCTGACCCAGAGCTCCATTATGTCTCTGCTGGCCATTGCGATTGACCGTTATCTGCGTGTCAAAATAGCCAAGAG GTACAAGAGCATTGCTACAAGACGGCGAGTCTGGACCGCCATTGGCCTGTGCTGGGCAATTTCAGTGGTGCTGGGTTTTCTGCCCATGTTTGGCTGGCACAGCAAGGAGGAGTCACAGGGCACAAACACCTCCTGCTTGGTCAACTGTACGTTCTTGGCTGTGGTCAGCATGTCCTACATGGTCTACCTGAACTTTGCGTCAGTCCTCGCCCCTCTGCTCATCATGGTGGTTCTGTACCTGGAAATATTTTATCGCATCAAAAAACACCTGAAAGCCAGTGTTGCCAGTTCAGGAGAATCCAGTAAGGATTACCGAAAGGAGCAGAAGCTGGCCAAGTCTGTCACCTTGGTCCTCTTTATGTTTGCTGGGTGTTGGCTTCCCCTGCACATTGTAAACTGCATCATCTATTACAGCAGAGACACTGATGTGCCCAGGTATATCATCCTCATTGGCATCTCCCTGACACACAGCAACTCGGCCATCAACCCATTCATATATGCACTCAGAATCGGCAAAATCCAAGAGCCATTACTGCACATCTGGAAAAAGTACTTTTTGTTCAAAGACAACTCCAGCCAGACGCAGGATGAAATAGAAGAAGTGGCCAGCAAAGCTGGTGCCAGTAAGGCAGAGTGCCCCGTCAACGAGTCTGGCGACAGGCCTAAAACG gGCCCTGTGATGACCTGCCACCCTGTCCCGGGCTGGCTGCTGTCTTGCACCCGATGCTGTCAAGATAAACTCAGGCCCGCTGTCACCATGaactggattcagcag GAATGCTGA